The Candidatus Neomarinimicrobiota bacterium genomic interval GCTTGCTCAAAACTAACGTCATCGCTGCCGTCAACATCGTCTTCCCGTGATCCACATGACCGATCGTCCCTACATTCACGTGCGGCTTCGTTCGCTTAAACTTCTCCTTTGCCATGACGCCCTCCTCCTCCTGTTGAATCGACTCCCAGAGCCTACGACCGGACTTGAACCGGTGACCCCGTCCTTACCAAGGACGTGCTCTACCTGCTGAGCTACGTAGGCACGTTCCGTCACGTCCAGAGTGCTCCCGCTTCACCGAGAAATTCAAATCCAAATTGAACGAGCGGTGAACGGGGCTCGAACCCGTGACCCTCAGCTTGGAAGGCTGATGCTCTACCAACTGAGCTACCACCGCACAGAACCAGATCTTATGTCCAAAACATCAGATACGGTGCCGCCAGACCGGTTCGAGTGGGGAGAGATGGATTCGAACCACCGCAGGCTTTCGCCGCCAGATTTACAGTCTGGTGCATTTAACCACTCTGCCATCTCCCCAAGTGAATTCGAAACCTCCACCTTGAATCCAGTTTCAAACAGAGTAATGTGGAATAAGACTGCTATTCTGTGAAAAGTACCTTATGAGAACCGGTGCCAAATTGGACGCGTAATTATCCCTATCCCGAACTGGAAAACCGAGGCCGACATGATCCTGAGCCACCGGAGGGAGTTGAACCCCCGACCCACTGATTACAAATCAGTTGCTCTACCAACTGAGCTACGGTGGCATGTCGGGACTCTACTCCCGACGCCAGTCGGGAAGCTACGTTGGCATGCCGGGATTCTGCCCACTCAGCTACATTGGCATGCCGGGAACAGGACAGGGGATTTCTGCCGGATACGCGCACCTCCGGCAGGTGGGGCACACTGGAACTGGAAATTGATGCAGTTGTACCTCGGTGAAGCGCAATGAGCATAGCCTCCAAGTTTACGAACTGCAAGTTAATATGTCAAAATTTTTTGCCCCTTGGAAAAAAAAATTTTCGAACAAGAAAAAGACCTGCTATTCACTCCTTTTCCACCTGCCCCACACGCTTCACCACGGTCCCTTGAGGTGTATCATCCAGACCGATTCCGTTGTCCAGAAAATATTCCCTGATGTCGTCGGCCCTCTTCCAGTCTTTTCTCGCCCTCGCACCCTCCCGTTCCTGAATCAGGTCCCGGTCCTTTCTCGATAACTCGACTTCATCGGCAAATATGATACCCACCACGGAATCAAGTTTGCGAAGAACTCCAAGAATCTCCTGTGCCTCCCGGGGTTCCACGTCATTCTCCTCAAGACGCCGGTTTACTTCCCTCACACACGTGAAAATCACGGCCATCCCTTCCGAAATATTGAGATCATCATTCATGGCTTCACAAAATCCGTTCATTACATCCTCGTGACGCCCTGTCTCCTTTTCACCCGTTTCCCTTGCCACCGCTTGTAACCTGCGACGGAAGTCCTGGAGCCTTTCCACCGAACGGGCCGCTGACTCCAGAAGTTCAAATGTCAGATTCATTTTCTGCCGATAGTGTGTCGAGATGAGAAAATAGCGGATCGCCGGGGGGGAGACACCCTGATGCAGGAGATCCCGAAGGGTGTAGTAGTTGCCTGATGACTTACTCATTCTCACCCCATCCACCAGCAGATGTTCACTATGCAGCCAGAAATTCGCGAAACGTTTCCCCGTAGAACAAACGCTCTGGGCAATTTCATTCTCGTGATGAGGAAAGATCAGGTCCACTCCCCCGCAATGAACATCGAACTCCTCCCCCAGACATTTCATTGACATCGCAGAACATTCAAGATGCCATCCCGGTCTCCCTCTGCCCCACGGCGATTCCCAATAGACATCACCGTCTTTCTCCTTCCAGCCTTTCCATAATGAGAAGTCGCGGGCATCTTCTTTCTCATAATGATCGCTGAGAACGCGGTCGTGCGACAGGGTTGTCACATCAATCCCCGATAGCTTCCCGTAATCGGGAAAGGATGACACTTTGAAGAAGACGGACCCGTCCCCTGTGGCGTAGGCATACCCCTTTTCAACGAGGGCAAGGGTCACCTCCTGCATCTCTCGGATATGGTCGGTGGCTCTGGGGTAGATGGAAGCAGGGAGGAGGCCGAGCGTCCGCGAATCGTCAATGAATGCCTCGTGAAACGATTGGGTCAATTCTTGACGGGAAATCCCCTTCTCAGCGCAACGCGTGATAATCCTGTCATCTACGTCCGTAATATTGGTGACGTGTTCCACATTGTAACCCAGTAACCGGAGATATCGTTTGAGCAAATCGACGAAGAGAAAGGATCGAAAATTTCCAATGTGGGAATAGTCATACACCGTGGGGCCACAAGAGTAAATCCCAACGTTTTTTCCTTCCAGAGGCTCAAAGTCTTCTTTCCTCCGGGCAAATGTGTTGTAAAGTCTCAGGCCCATGGCAATCACAGTTTCTTCAGAAGGTCCGCGGCAATCTCGACGGAGATGGCCTGCCGGATTCCATCAATTCTCAACACAAATTTCGAACCCCTTCCTTTCCTGAAGAGCACTCCCCGGATGCCGCGAAGGGGTCCGGCCGCGATTTCCGCCTCCTGTCCTATCTCAAGATAGTCATGGGAATCGGGAGTATACCCTCCTTCGAGGATCCTTCTGACCGCCTCAATTTGTTCACCCGGTATCACGGCGTACTGATTGTTGAATCGAACAAGGTGATGCACACCATGGGTCTGCAGGACATCCAGAGTGTGTGTCAGGGGGATATGGACAAAAATGTAGCTGCGA includes:
- a CDS encoding GTP-binding protein, translating into MAKEKFKRTKPHVNVGTIGHVDHGKTMLTAAMTLVLSK
- the cysS gene encoding cysteine--tRNA ligase, encoding MGLRLYNTFARRKEDFEPLEGKNVGIYSCGPTVYDYSHIGNFRSFLFVDLLKRYLRLLGYNVEHVTNITDVDDRIITRCAEKGISRQELTQSFHEAFIDDSRTLGLLPASIYPRATDHIREMQEVTLALVEKGYAYATGDGSVFFKVSSFPDYGKLSGIDVTTLSHDRVLSDHYEKEDARDFSLWKGWKEKDGDVYWESPWGRGRPGWHLECSAMSMKCLGEEFDVHCGGVDLIFPHHENEIAQSVCSTGKRFANFWLHSEHLLVDGVRMSKSSGNYYTLRDLLHQGVSPPAIRYFLISTHYRQKMNLTFELLESAARSVERLQDFRRRLQAVARETGEKETGRHEDVMNGFCEAMNDDLNISEGMAVIFTCVREVNRRLEENDVEPREAQEILGVLRKLDSVVGIIFADEVELSRKDRDLIQEREGARARKDWKRADDIREYFLDNGIGLDDTPQGTVVKRVGQVEKE
- a CDS encoding UpxY family transcription antiterminator — its product is MGNNADKVWLAAYTKSRHEKKAHDQLSKKGIESYLPLVKRRQQWKDRKQWVWMPLFRSYIFVHIPLTHTLDVLQTHGVHHLVRFNNQYAVIPGEQIEAVRRILEGGYTPDSHDYLEIGQEAEIAAGPLRGIRGVLFRKGRGSKFVLRIDGIRQAISVEIAADLLKKL